A window from Mangifera indica cultivar Alphonso chromosome 2, CATAS_Mindica_2.1, whole genome shotgun sequence encodes these proteins:
- the LOC123201740 gene encoding SMR domain-containing protein At5g58720 gives MKDTKSKRKKKRSRAAVKPTTNGSPRGRLDDERRINSVSLLTDALEDVSLKEMDVDANKKAEILTTLSENSEDPSTASSFFGGSSGLSSSSSSSVGYVGRSCVQNMVKKGASRQKRAVAVTGTVANVLGKEYVRASQRKAEKFKEVVNDQNGFNEKEVEQFLYSMLGEDSELSMAVVKDVLLQCGYNVEKALESLMDLSASSNEQYGNCNDDFNLKEDARFCIGSSDNLTEVSDCTSRSSETDLNDNIWSMGFNCRNYSKVLSSEVSPTKPSGKFDLPQEVLESLFNISKSPVHEQNTMNWRNVVRKLQSVGPRFNVCPSDTTESQQQELCAKGDEYQVYRKDAKQHWDKTKSSYQKAAAAYSKGDWQYAAYLSDQGKLQTELARQADERATQDIFKARNRDIENVITIDLHGQHVKPAMKLFKLHLLMGSYVQSIQALRVITGCGSHGKGKSKLKHSVINLIEKENLQWSEENQGTVVVRFDGYREFSFLDSESDSE, from the exons ATGAAGGACACCAAGTctaagaggaagaagaagcgATCACGCGCCGCTGTCAAACCAACCACTAACGGTTCGCCACGTGGAAGACTGGATGATGAAAGACGGATCAATAGTGTTAGCTTGTTGACCGATGCTTTGGAAGATGTTTCTCTTAAAGAAATGGACGTTGATGCCAACAAAAAGGCGGAGATTTTGACGACGTTGTCAGAGAATAGTGAAGATCCGTCGACTGCGAGTTCGTTTTTTGGCGGATCTTCGggattgagctcgagctcgagctcaagcgtGGGGTACGTTGGGAGGAGCTGTGTGCAGAACATGGTGAAGAAGGGGGCGAGTAGGCAGAAGAGAGCGGTGGCGGTTACCGGAACGGTGGCAAATGTGTTGGGGAAGGAGTACGTGAGGGCGAGTCAGAGAAAAGCGGAGAAATTTAAGGAAGTTGTTAATGATCAGAATGGGTTTAATGAAAAGGAGGTGGAACAGTTTTTGTACTCGATGCTTGGCGAAGATAGCGAGTTGAGTATGGCTGTGGTCAAAGATGTGCTTC tTCAGTGCGGGTATAATGTTGAAAAG GCTTTGGAGTCATTGATGGATTTGTCAGCTTCCTCTAATGAACAGTATGGGAACTGCAATGATGATTTTAACCTTAAGGAAGATGCAAGATTTTGCATTGGATCTAGTGACAAT CTGACAGAAGTATCTGATTGCACTTCTCGCTCATCTGAAACTGAtctaaatgataatatatggtCTATGGGCTTTAATTGCAG GAATTATTCAAAGGTTCTTTCTTCTGAAGTATCTCCTACCAAGCCAAGTGGCAAGTTTGACCTCCCTCAAGAGGTGTTGGAATCTTTGTTTAACATCTCCAAGAGTCCTGTGCATGAACAAAACACCATGAATTGGAGGAATGTAGTAAGGAAATTGCAGTCAGTAGGACCTCGATTTAATGTTTGCCCTTCTGACACCACAGAATCTCAGCAGCAGGAGCTTTGTG CTAAGGGAGATGAATATCAAGTTTATAGAAAGGATGCTAAGCAGCACTGGGATAAAACGAAATCCTCCTACCAGAAG GCCGCAGCAGCGTATTCAAAGGGTGATTGGCAGTATGCAGCTTATCTTTCTGATCAG GGGAAATTACAGACTGAGTTAGCTCGTCAGGCAGATGAAAGGGCAACCCAGGATATATTTAAAGCGAG AAATCGGGACATAGAAAATGTGATAACAATTGATTTGCATGGGCAACATGTCAAGCCAGCAATGAAGCTATTTAAACTTCACCTCCTTATGGGATCATATGTTCAAT CAATTCAAGCTCTGAGGGTTATCACAGGATGTGGCTCGCATGGTAAAGGAAAGTCAAAACTGAAACACTCG GTGATTAATCTtatagaaaaggaaaatttgcAATGGAGTGAAGAAAACCAAGGAACAGTTGTAGTAAGGTTTGACGGGTATAGAGAGTTCAGCTTTCTGGATTCGGAGAGTGATTCGGAGTGA